The genome window TGGTTCTGCTCACTCCCCATTCAATTGTATCCACTGTAGTAGAGCTCTGGATTGTTTACTCTTCATGCCCAAGCTTTGTTGCTGGGTAGGATGGATATGGCTTCCTGGCTCATATCTTAGTCTGGGTTACTACATTTGCCCAAAAAGGGTTGCTTCAGCAATGGGAAGCTACAGGTGCAGGAACAAGGCCGTTACTGTGATGGAGAAACTTGGCACTTCCTGTTAACCTGTTTGCTCAGTAGCATCACCTGCCAGAGAGATTTGCTGGTTTTGTCAATAAACAGAAGACTGtagaattttaatttaaaacaagttTGTTAATTGATACAGCAGGTTGAGGTGAACTGTGCACTAGCCATAAGAGCctcttaacaaaataaaataattaagcaTAGTGCATAGTATGTGCAGTCCCTCCCCAGTCCTCTTCCCAGTGACCATCTGAGTCCAATAAATTATACATGGTGGTGAAAATATTGTGCCCCTAAAATCTAAATAATTTAAAGCTGAATTAATTAGTGTGATCTTTTTAATCCCTTCTGTGGCCAAGATTTTTctaaagtaactagtgattttcaATGCCTGCATTTGGGTGCCCAGCTTCAGTTATttgggatgaaatcttggccccattgaagtcagtggcaaaactcctaatGACTTACAGAGGGACAAGGATTTTACCATTAATTTTCAGAGAGTGAGTGCTCCCCACTTGCTGAAAATTAGGGCCTTTTAAatatcaagttgggcacccacaaTTGCTAGTCACTCTGGAAAATTGTGACCTGTAAATCCTATTCTGTTCCAATGATGATCTGAGGCTTATAGTTTTGTTTCACTAAAATGTTACTtacaaaatggcagatgtaaGTGCAGTAGCCATGATTGGCTGTTGAATCTGTATTGTAACATTACAGAGGACCCATATTtaccaaaacaaagaaaaatacagGAACCGTGACACCTATAGAGTATCAATTACTGCCTTTCGTCCACTCAGAAGGGGGCATTTCTTATCATTTCCTGTTTTCAACTGGTTGTGTAGAAGGCCCAGCTAGCCTGTAAAATGTTGCCCATTGGCATTTAGTTATTTTAACTTGAGTGCTTCATCTATAAAATTCTGCCGTCCAGGTTTTGAATTTGTTGTTCGGACATTTAATGACATTGTTGAACAGTTACAAAGTACAGCAAAACAGCCcttttaaattttgaaaagagTGAGAAATAGGCAATTTGTACCACCCAATATGTGGCGttcaaagagggaaaaaaacagttcCCAGAACCAAGGAGTTAATCTCCATTTGAATTACGAAACTATCACCCCACTTTTTACTGATGCTTATTCCAGTTTATAGTAAGTAATTAAATGTTGCCTTTTGCCTCTTCCTCTTTTACTATGTTGGTGTTTAGTTTCTAGATATCAAACAGGGATTAGTAAATATTTTATGTCTGGAATTAAAATGTGACTATTGTAAACACATTGCAGAAGGGTGGCTGGACCACGTGACCACCTTGATAATGGAAATGTAAATAGAAACTAATTTACCTTATTAACCTCATGGAAGTGATGGCTCTTAAAGCTCCAGCACTGATCTCATCTGATGAGCCTGACAGCAGCAGGTTGGAGAGTCTAAACTCCGTAATAATTTCCATTGAAATGCTTATGTAATAAATTCCATAGCTACTTACATCATATGTTCAGTTATGCCATATACATGCGGCATCCGAATTAGAGCGCAGGATCTTGGAGACCAAAACCACAGGCCTCTTTACCACTTTAACTAAAGGAATATGACTCTGCTAGTAAGAAAGACAGACAGTATAAAGCAGTACTTACACATTAGCCAGTTACAGGACATACGCAAGGATGAATTTCTTCAAATTTGAGCATTAGCCTATGTAGCACAGTAGGACTTTATTTTGGACTGTTATTTGAACAAATAACTTTGGGAAGGAAAAACTTCCTGCTCCAGGAAAGAGACTCTGGATCATAGCCCAGTTCAAATTTGGGTTTCGTTCTACAGCCTCTTCTTTTCAGTCTTGTTCTCCTTCCcagtctctcccctgccccacacctcgCTTTTTGTCTTCAGCACATTCCTGCCTCTTGCAGGAGATGCTGTACTACGCGATCATCCTTCCTCTTCACAAGCAGCATGGGGCTATCTTGTCAAGTACTAAATGTGCGCTGCTAGAAACCAAACCTGCTATAGGTCAGGGCATTCGCCTAGCAGCTGTCTCTTGACCAACTGTCAGCCCAACACCTTGTCATGTGAGATGTCTTATCAGAACTTCTTGGATTAGCAGCAAACTCTGTTAGCACTACTCTGTCACACCCACGGCTTTTCACAAATAGCTGGACAAtagtacatttttattttaaaaatccttgtcGTTAATGGCCTTTTAATGATGCAAGTGTAACCCAGTTTAACACAGAGTAGCAAAGAGCATGGGTTGCACAAGATGACTCATCAGAGGCATGTTTAAAAATTTCTATAACAGAACAGccatttgaaaatgtgaaaagCTGGGAGCCACATTATGGTCTGCTAAGCTCTGGGAGGAGTTTTCTGGCCCAGAGCAGTCCTCCTCCTACCTGAATCTTTCTTAGGACTTTAGAAATATTGCAGGCCCCCTACTCCAATGCATTACAATTAAATGACTTTTATAAGCACACTAGGTTTTTATGATTAGAGAGCGAAATCCAGGCAGTTGAAGAGTCTGCATTTGAGACCTGTGATCTGGAGCACTCGGCATTAGCATTTGACACTGGGCATCAGGATGTTCCCCTTCAGCTCACGTGCTGAAGCCCCATGTAACTGTTTGCGGTAGGGAGCGGGTATTGCACAATGTGGGAGGAAGGTAAGAATCTTCTGTGAGGTTCTCAGCCATTTTACTTTCTGGCTGAGCACTTCATTTCTCTGGTttcctcctacacacacacaactaattACACTTAACTGGACAAACGTATTTCGAAGTATGCAAGAATATTTTTTAGCTAGAGAGTTTTGTTAATCACACTAGCTACTGTATTTTTACGTTTTATATGTAAAGCTTGACAATAGCTCAACGTATAatttatttgtttggtttttataaAGTTCACCCTCCTGCTTCACGACAATAGCCAATGTATAAACTGTATTAGAGGCACTGCACTGAGCTTCGTATTGCGTCTGTACATGGGAACAAGAACTGTGATTTGTAGTCCACTCAGAATCAATTGTGAATTGTTTTTATTGTAGTTTTCTCTTAAATATACCACATCTGTGCAAAACAGTCTCCCAGAGTCATCTTTCCTTCGAATGTCACTTCCACAGAATTGTAAGGCAGCGAATGTGACTTTAGCAGGACAGGCTCGCCAAGAGTCGGGTGTAGGAAATTAACCATCGGAGATCAAAAGACTGCTCCAGTGAAACCAAAGCAAAGGGGCTTTTTGCAGGTAAACGGTATGACTGTCAAACACTCTATCCTTGTTATAGTTCGTGTATCATCTATAATAAAGCTTTAGCCCCAGCCAGTACAAGCCACATGTTTCTCCCCAAATGTTAAGGTTTGCTGGCAGCCCCTTGCATGAAATAGCATTGCTGAAGATACTCTGTTCGTGGAAAAACTTTTAACCCGTACTCGGCTAAATAAGTTAAGACTCTGACCCCCCATCACAGACTTGTCTGTGACCGTTTTGTGACTAAAACTAAAATGCAATTTAAGTAAGATATATTCAAACATGTGGATAACTCAGAGTATTAAGTGCCAGATTTTTTAATGGGGCCTATTGGCAAAACATTTGTGAAAAACTGGCTATTTAAGAGTGTAAATGGGAGCCTGAACACGTTTGAAACCTCTGTCACAGGGTGCACTCACTGCTGGTGGTGCTTCCTCCTGGTCGCACTGGGGATTAACTCAGGTGTTGTACTCTCCTCAGGCAGTGTCCCTCCCGGCATCCTCTCACCCTGCGGACCCTCCTCTTCGTGACTCattcctccagccaggtcatggTGTGTTTGCCTCTTCTGGGGGAAGTGGGGGTGTTACCCAAAGTCTTTCCACAATGTATCAGGCAGTCCATTGTCCTCTGCCTGTTGATGCCACATCCCTAGTGGCTGGTAGAGGAACCTGGACCTACCTCTGCTCCAGCTCAGGGGCCCTTCCATCAGCATCCAAGGCCTGCAGGGCCCTGCTTTGCTGCTtcccccctgagcctctcctaccttcctggcttccccctctctgggttcaccagcctcccaactccctcttcccagggagtgactgctgcccctttctattgctagctcctgggctttatacaaGCCCCTCCTGTTTCTGTCCTACTGAGTCTGCTCCCAGTCAATTCCCTGGctgctcctccaggtgcagcctgtggaatTAATCAGCCCGCCTGCCCGTCTTAACCCCTTCCAGTCTTGTGTGCgctagacaccccatcacagtccctAAATGTACAGCTTAGTTGGAGGTTTATAATATCTCTTTTTTTATTACTAGTTCCTTAGCCCAAGGTAAAGACTTGGAGATGTCCAAAAAAGGGCGGGGGGGACTTGGGGGGGCTGGAAGACCTGTTTGTAGACAAACAAACATAGGCCAATTATTGCTAATTAAATTCAGGAAAGTGTCAAAAtaaatgggattatttttttGCTCGCGCTCTCTCCCCTTTCACAGCTACATCCATTTAAGAACATGACTCCCAAGAAGGCGCTTCTGCTTACCCCTTACTGGAAAAATGTGAGAGCTGAGCAGGTCAAAATTGTCCTTTAGCCATGTAATTAAAGGGAAGAGTGGGTTAAATCAGAAGGAAGTGAAGAGCTCTAGCAAAAGCTACAAAGTTTCCATGTCCTCTAACTCAACTATATTTTTCAAACCTGCTCTAAAGTTTATAACAAAATCATGAAACAGGTTGACTTAACATACTTTTATTGAATTAGAAAACGTACATTTACTTTTGCCTCTTATCATTCACAATAAAATGTCCATTTTGCAGCTAACTGCCTTGCCCTCGATATTGATACACAGTTTCTTCTGTTGCTCAGAAGTAGCCAATGGTAAACAAAGAATCAGAATATTCTGACCTAATGTGGATTTACTGTGTCTTACAAAAAGTTATTAAATCAATAAGGATTTGTTCGTATATCTTAATTCTATAAATATACTAGACTTTAAAACAGTCTCCCTTTTCAAGCTATAACGATACATTTGCAGTTCCAGAACAGGTTAATACAAATAGCCTGGTTATACCCTTTCACTTTATAAAGTGAGTGTACTGCTTAGGAAATGTTTCAAGCATTGGAAAATAGTATGTTTAGGCAGTGAAGAGGTCCAGGACAGATGGCAGCAGTGCAAACTTCTGCCACGCTGGCCTGCTCCCTGTGCTTAAGTGAGCAGCTCTAGTGGAGAAATGAGTCCCTTCACCCGACTTGCCAACAAAGATGCTAATGGCGGTGATAGCTACTAACTGGAGCTAATCCACTGATTATTTCACACAGACCACTGCAGTGCCACCAGATGGTAATGACTTTTGGTCATGACTAACTTGGGCCAGAGTTAAACTAATGACAATTCATGAATCCTTGCCAAACGCATATATAGATAGGGTGAGCAGCTGTAACGGGGTTATGGAGCGTTTTGTTCAAGTCGGCTAACTTTTCCCCTCCTTTTAGaaataaacattttcattaaaaatcttACTAGGTAACAAGCAAGGGGAAGGGTGACGCTATTCAAGGTTTCTGGAAAACATTACCGCAGCCATTAACTACAGTAACTGTTACTAAAGCACTGAAATGCAAGCTGCTCCAGTTGATAGTAATGCAGTGCTGAAAGCAAATATTGCTTACTGAGGGCTCAGTTCAAGCTGCTTGCAGCTTGCTATAGCAGCAGGCTAGGAATACAAACATTCATGGCAAAAAGGCACGCGTGCCCCCGCAGAGGAGAGCTCTTGTCTGTAAGGGACTGTGACACACAAAGCTGATCTCTTTGAATTTCAAAACCTCCCTTCCAGGATCAAATCACATTTGATTTTAAAGATTTAGAAGCAAGACAGCCAGCGAATGAACAGTCTCTGTTGGCATCTAGGGGTGATCTACAGCTGCCCTTTGCAGCTAcataccccttccctccccagtcaATCCTAGAGAAGATAAAAGTCAATATGGTCCATACAGCTCACTCTGGCTGACATAAAAACAGACCCATCAGTAAACCAGGGAAAAACATGCATCTGATTTAAGATTAGTGGGCTCTGCCTATGCTTAACTCTGATGTCACTGAGCCCAATTGTTAGGGAGCTGGGTTCAGTCAGAGCCTGCGCTGTAACCAGTCACTTCACACCAACCCAAAAGATAGCACATATATACATCTCTACTGAAGACTTGAGACAGTTTTGTGGGTCTAGGCAATCCTAGAGGCTCCTGGAACCTCCACCGTCTAATCAGTGGTTGGAAATGTGTCTGTGTCAAAAGAGGTAAATTCCTTGTTTGATGTTTAGAATGTGTAAAAATAAGTCCGTGATTCAGACTAGAAACCCCTTTATAGAAAATCACGAATTAGAGCGTAGAAAAGTAATGCAGgcttagtacagtagaacctcagttacgaacAGACCTCTCAACCACATGCCTCGTTTGGAAAGAACATAGTCAGGCAACAGCAGACAaaaaaaagcaagtacagtattctgttaaacataaactattaaaaaaagacagggaaagcagcatttgtcttctgcatagtaaagtttcaaagttgtattaagtcattgttcagttgtaaacgtttgaaagaaccgccataacgttttgttcagagttacaaacaacttccattcccgaggtgtttgtaactctgaggttctcctgtacTCTGATGGTGTAGTCAGAACTGTTCCTTTTCCAGATGTAGGAATTAATGTACATCTCAGCTGCCTTCACAGCGATCTGAAATAATTCCATGGTTACGCAACTTACTACCCTCCTCCAACCCAGTATTTGGATTAAGTACCTGGTATTAAAATAACACTGCTACCAGTATCATTAAAAGTTGGACTTCAGTAATAAGAGAAGCTAAAGATTAACCATTAAGTTAAATAACTCTGTAGTTAATTTATATGGAAATATCAAATAGCTCTGTGGGCTAGGCTGACAAATACATGATATAAAGGCAGAAGTTTTGtgacagtattttaaaaagtgatacaTTTAGTTAATGAAACTAGATGgagggggatttttttaaatatactaaaATAAATCCTAAATAAAATGAGGGCCCAAACACTTTTGCCATATATCTGCACCTCATTCATTTATGCTACATTTGGCCTTCGTTACAAGTTGCACATTCAGGGGTCataaaaatacattattaaaaacaTCATGAAATTGAGAAAAATAGCCTGAACTTGCCAGGTACTGAATCTCCTGAAAAGTGCTGAATATCCCTagttgcctttgacttcagtggcaattgAGGGTGCTCCAAACTCTTCAGGTTCAGGCCATGAGATGGCAGCATCTGGCAAAAAATGTTTGCAATAGCTTGTGTATGTACATTCAGTACTTTTACCTTTCAACTTTTCCCAGCATTTGCAGGAGAGCCACTACTGAGTTCTATGGAgatggtttttttcttttctttgcactCGCTGTAGAAGGGAAATGTGTGATATGCACTTTGCTATTTTAAGGTATgtgaaaacagttttttaaaaatgacagagCTGAGGATTAAAGCAGAAATTAGAAAGGAAGTGGCATTTCCCCTTGACTCTGGCCCCAATTTTTGAGCTCTGTCAGCATGAACAGTTTCACAGTCAGTTTTGTTGAACCAAAAAGCTCACTTAAAAGCTCTCTCTTTTTCCAGTAAGAAAATGTCCAagccttttatcatgtccttggTCCTAGGATCTATCTTGCAGCACTATGTTATGCCTTCCCCATGGCCACATATACTTCCTGCAGGATGGTGATCAGTACATCACAAAGTATTCAACTAGGGTCTAAGTACCACCAGGGCCTAACAATATAACTCCTTTGGTGTTATCGTCAGTCCCGGTGTTAATACAACTCAAGACCTCATTTGCTCATTTTATGGCTGCTGTATGCTGGTCTGTCTCTATTTCCAAAACCCCCAAATCTTCCATTTAAATAGCATAATACTGCTGCCCACTTGGCCCAGACAATTAGCCAATATTCAGGACCTTGGAGGTTTGTTTCAGTTAGAAGGATAAACTGGTAATATGAGTCAGGAATATTTTTTTGGTGCCATCTTGTTTCATTACAGAGACTGAACACAaggtcctgtttccctgaacacagtagaaataAACAGGCAGATTCTTTATTAACAATTTCcaagtcttcctctgcagcaagcTCTCCCTCTGGGCTCTCCTCACTTTCTTTTTGAACACATACACAGCTTGCCAAATAATCTTCATGAACCAAGACTGTATAAAAAGAAGTTCAGGTCAGTTATTAGGAAGACTGTTTTTCACCCAGAATGTGCAGTAGGCCACTGAATATAATACTTCCTGGTTAGTTCTGCTGAGAAGCAGGTGGGAATGGCTCTCTTCTCCCTTCTTATGTGTATGTCATTTAAATGCTGTTCAGCTCCATTTGCCAGAGTGAGATTTCACAGAGACTGGACAGGGGCTTGCCCCCAATCAGGAGCAGCATATCAGGATGGCTGGTAACTGCCATGCTCCCAGGTCTCTCAGGCTGACAGTCAGTTCCtctcctgttttttgtaacttcaGTGGCAGTGAGAGCTTGTTCTTGGGAAGCGATGAGGTGGGAGAGATGCTCATTTTTGGAAAATATGCTCTGTGCTTTGTCTGCGCACAGTTCTGCCTCGGAAGAGGTTTGGAATGAGCAAAAGCCCAATGGCTCCAGAGGCTGGCTAAAGGTTTTCATTTCTATCTCGTTGCCATCGTCATTGCTGAATGGTTGGTGTACAGGCTGCTGGCGAAAGTAGCCATGAAAATGGGCACACTGCTTTGAGACCACCGCCAACTTTTGAGGCTCTTTCCCCTTTGGACACCAGTGATTGATGGGGGATACCCCAGAGAAACCTGGCGTCAGTTGGAAACCAACACCAATTCCCAGGATGCGGTGATACCTTTTAGAAGAAAGAATTACCTCTGTTGTACTAGCCAGTTTTTCCCATATCTGGGAACTGAAATGGTACTTCCACAAGCTGTTGTTAGGCCTAGAGTTTGAAATCCCTCCGCCAAAAGTCAGCATGGAGTCTTGAAAGACCACAGAAGAGTGTCCCACCACTTTTGGAGGACGTTGGCTAAACACAAGGACAGGCAACATTTAGTGCTTAGAAGAACAACAAGAATATTAATAATTTCAGTTGGAAAAGAAAATGGTCATAACACTTCTGCCTGCCCTGGGGCATCAAAACTTTGTCCAGCTAAAAGCTGCCTTGGCAACTTGCCCAAAGATCAAGGATATTTTCCTGACATAAAATGCAGCAGACTGCAGCCACCTTCATCTTTATATGGAAGGGTGATCCACAGAGACAAGAGGTCCCAGGATGCAATGCTCCCTCTCAATCTGGACAGTTTTTACTTCGATTAAAATCGCAACATCCCACCCTGGGCCCAGTAGTCTCTGCAGCCTGCCTCTTCCTGTTAAAGATAGGGGCAACCAGAAGCCACACCATTTCCATCCTTGCTGTATTTCCCTGTGTCTCAAACTCAAATCCAAGGAACAGTGAAACCTGATCCAATGCAGTTAGCTTAAATCCCTAAGAAATCATAGAAATTGCAAAAATTTTCTTGTGTGTTACAAGGGTGAACAATTGTTCCAGGTGTTCTATTCCTTAGTCCTCTGTCTAATTTTCAAAGATTCAAATACTTCCACTACTTTAAGCGCCGTTTGCCTGGATACAGTGCCATGGGTGGGGCCTCACTCTTCTCTCGCTAATTTAGTTAGTATGACAATGAATGAGGTTTACCTTGTTCTGATAGTGGACCACTTGCAGCTTGTAAAGTCCCACTTCCATAGGTCCCTCTGTTCACTCAGCCCCATCAGTCCTCCGAACAGGTACATGCCCGTGCCGTAAACCACAGCTGAGTGACCATGCCGGGGTCCTGGACCAGCGTCACAAGTCAGTGAAGATACCTGTGACCACTCTCCTGTATCTGAAAGCAAAAGGTAACATTACAGAGATATCAAAAATGTTTGATAACTGAGAAAAACCGTATTTAAAGACCAAAGCAACATGTAGCTATGAGGATAGTTTCATTTCCTCTCCATTCCCTAAAGTTAATCCGGCATGAGATGCCATAGTAAATATATGAAATCAAAAGTATAgtggttaaaaaaacccaaaacctatTTTGAAGTGTTAGTGTTAATGAAAGTTCCAGATGGGCAACCCTGGAGACTGGAGGC of Chrysemys picta bellii isolate R12L10 chromosome 11, ASM1138683v2, whole genome shotgun sequence contains these proteins:
- the LOC101939473 gene encoding kelch domain-containing protein 3-like isoform X2, encoding MGKTGLFRRWPRRTGRTFNGGLSDSARWTECRHTAVEIESTAPANRKGHSAVVYNSSMYIYGGYFDIKGISQEFWALCFDTGEWSQVSSLTCDAGPGPRHGHSAVVYGTGMYLFGGLMGLSEQRDLWKWDFTSCKWSTIRTSQRPPKVVGHSSVVFQDSMLTFGGGISNSRPNNSLWKYHFSSQIWEKLASTTEVILSSKRYHRILGIGVGFQLTPGFSGVSPINHWCPKGKEPQKLAVVSKQCAHFHGYFRQQPVHQPFSNDDGNEIEMKTFSQPLEPLGFCSFQTSSEAELCADKAQSIFSKNEHLSHLIASQEQALTATEVTKNRRGTDCQPERPGSMAVTSHPDMLLLIGGKPLSSLCEISLWQMELNSI
- the LOC101939473 gene encoding uncharacterized protein LOC101939473 isoform X1, whose translation is MKRNTAMCLWKPVPQSKPFPCDRFKHACSICRGFVYLYGGRCNSSLSDFWRYNIASNKWEKLDCSEDGPEELEEHSMVAYQGILYIFGGMLDSAFTQAKIPLWMYDIDSARWTECRHTAVEIESTAPANRKGHSAVVYNSSMYIYGGYFDIKGISQEFWALCFDTGEWSQVSSLTCDAGPGPRHGHSAVVYGTGMYLFGGLMGLSEQRDLWKWDFTSCKWSTIRTSQRPPKVVGHSSVVFQDSMLTFGGGISNSRPNNSLWKYHFSSQIWEKLASTTEVILSSKRYHRILGIGVGFQLTPGFSGVSPINHWCPKGKEPQKLAVVSKQCAHFHGYFRQQPVHQPFSNDDGNEIEMKTFSQPLEPLGFCSFQTSSEAELCADKAQSIFSKNEHLSHLIASQEQALTATEVTKNRRGTDCQPERPGSMAVTSHPDMLLLIGGKPLSSLCEISLWQMELNSI